The genomic interval CGTGTGCATCAGCACTGGTAATTGTATTATTGGATGATGTGACAATCTCTTGTGAATAATCAGGGGTATTCGTTTTTCAGTTTTATTTGAGAACAGCCAAATGATTGTTATAAAATCTTTTTGTTAAGATTGTAAACCTTTATACTTGGCTTTACTGTTGCTATTATTTTATTATGGGTATTCTCTCTATTTTATAGAGAAGATCTAGAAGGTGTTGATCCATGAAATTATCTAAAAAATTGTGTTTTATGTTAGCTTATTTACTGGTACTACTGCCTTTTATTGGTTTTTATTACGGTAATTTTTATACATTTCTTCCTTTTTTTGTATTATTTACAGTGGTTCCTGCCATTGATTATTGGTTCGTTGATCCAAGTAATCCAAGCACTACTGAAGAACAAGAATTGCAACAAGAACGCTATTTCAAACTTCTTACGTGGTTCTACGTTCCCTTGCAATGCTGCGTTTTGATTTTTTCAGTTTATCTTGTTGTTCATTATACTTTAAGTTTTATTGAGCTGATTGGTTTTAGTGTGTCAATAGGTCTTTTGACTGGGGGAATAGGAATTACTCTTGCCCATGAACTGATGCATAAAAATTCGATCATTGATCAAACGCTAAGTAAAATTTTATTAGTAACTGTAGGCTATGGCCATTTTTTTATTGAGCATGTACGTGGGCATCATGTTCATGTTGCTACCCCTAAAGATCCAGCAACATCGCGATTAGGCGAAAGTTTATACCAGTTTTTGCCACGAACACTTGTTGGTTCATTTAAATCTTCTTTGTTAATTGAACGGAAACGTTTGGAACGTTTAGGATATCCAAATTATCATTTAAAGAATCAATTCTGGTGGATAATTAGTACCCCAATTATTTTGGCGTTGGCTATTTTTTGTTACGGGGGTTGGCGCGCTCTTTTTTTCTTTGTTCTTCAAGCGGTGACAGCGATTTTACTGCTGGAGATCATTAACTATGTTGAGCATTATGGGTTAGAGCGTAAGAAACTAGCAAATGGGTACTATGAGAAAGTTTCTCCGCAACATTCATGGAATGCGAATCACTGGCTCAGTAATATGCTTCTTTTTCATTTGCAGAGACATTCTGACCACCATACCTATGGTGCTCGTCCTTATCAGATATTAAGGCATATTGATTCAAGTCCGCAATTGCCTTCCGGGTATTTAGGAATGATGATTCTAGCACTTTTCCCTCCTTTATGGCGACGGATTATGGATAAACGGGTTATTGCCAAACGAGCAGAGGGGAGCATAAATAACTCTTTGTGAGTTAATTTTGTCTACTGCAAGGCAAGGGTGGATCTATTCTTTAGCCAGGTGAGACTCCATCTCTAGAGCTTTCACTGTCTTCATCTTCGGGAGTTTTAGGTGTTTTAATTCCATCTTGATGAGTTGCTTTGCTTTTCTCCAAAAAGCTATCCTCAGATGCTTCAATTTGAGGAGCTTTTTTGGGAATTGACGTCTTTTCTTGCTTCAATTTTAAGAGACTAGAATCTTTATCTTCTTTGCTAATCTCATGCAAATTAGATGCATTTTCGATTTCCTTTTGTAATGTGTGTTGAACCTTTTCACCTTCGGGAGTGAGAGATTGAGCAATAATATATTCAGAACTATGTCCTACGTTGGTGTCAATATTTTGTGCTTGATGTAAAGACTGTTTCGCATTAGCCTGAGATTTTTGGGCTTGATAATTTTTAATTCGGTTGACTGCAAATGAGCTGACAAGTGTAGTGACAGTGATAGCGCTCGCCGCCAACATCAATGTTGCTCCTATGGGGGCGGCAGGAGTTAACATTAAAATTGCACCTACTACGGCTAGAATACCCGCGCTAACATATATTCCTTTTCTTGCAAGTTCCCATCGACTGGTTCGTTTTTCTTGGAGTTCTAAAAGTTTAGAGCTCTTATTGGCAAAAACAATGCTTTTATTGTCTAACTCTTTAATTACAGACTCTAAATGTTCCGATGTTTTTTTGAGTTCTGTTTTTAGGCTTTCAATTTTTTTAGGATCAATTGTTAAGGGAGGCTGATCGAGCTCATGCATGAGTTTCTTTTTGAGCTTTGAAATCTTATTGACATCCTGATCAAGTGAGTTTTCTAAATCATTTAGTTGTTGTTCTAATTGATGGACTTCTTTTTCCAACGCTTTTCTTTCCCGCCATTCATGAAAATAATTAAATGCGGTTCTACCTAAGCCTATAGTAGTAATTGCTAATACAAAAGCACCTACTCCTACAGGTCCTCCTACTGCAGCAATGGCTAATGAGCCAAGCACAATAGTGGCAACAGAAAGACCCATAAGTATGGCCTCGTTAGGTTTAGGTTTTCGCTTTTCTAAAGCACATAAAAGAGGAATAGTGGTAAACCCAAGTATCCCTGTTACCAATGCGCCAATTCCACCACCATGGATCAATAACTTAGATGCTTCTTCAGGAATGTGAATGAGTGTATGGGCGTTATCAGCAATCTCACCGAAAAGTTTGGTAATTTCATTGCCCTGACTTGCGAGCTCCATAATTTGAGCAATTATTTCGACTTTTTTAGCACGACCAATTTCTTGTTTTTCATTATCGCTGACATGTTTTTGAAGGCGAATTGTATCCAACTCGGAGAAATAAGCCTGTACTAGACATTTAATTTTTTTTGCTTTTAAAGCGTTTTCGATTGATTCTATAGTTTGTTGATCAATGGTTAATTGTGTTTGTAAATTTTTTGTAATTGCAGACATTCTTCTCTTCTTAATCACAGCTTATTATTCAAAGTTTAGAATAAAAAAGTGTTTTTCGGGTATGAACATTGAAGAATGGTGGTTTTTGCCAGTTTGGCGCCTTAGTAATTCGTTATGTTCTACGAAAAACAACAATTTGCTAAAACAATTTTTAAGAAAGCATAATTTGTGGCACAGTGGCTATGCCTCATTCAGGAGATACCTCAGTTTGTTTGAGTTGCGGTACTTGCAGTTCTTTTTGGATACCTCAAAGTAAATTATTCCCATCGGAGTTTTGTAATTTTAAAAAAGGAATTTGCCCAATTAAACTAATCACCGCGATACAGATAAACGTTACGTGAAAGGAAGTCATAGTAAAAGAGCCAAATGAATAATTAAATAAATGCATGCTCCAAGCAGCGATAGAAATTCCAAGCGACACGAATAGTTGTTGGGTCGTGCTGTTTAAACTGGTTGCCGCAGCATATTTTTCGTTTTCAATGTCTGAAAAACATAATACGTTGAGTAATAATAGAATAATGGCAGAAAAAAATCCTAGTGAAATCATTATCGACCATGCAAACACATTCGCTTGTTCAATGAAGCATAACAGCACAGTAGCAAGACATGTTCCAAAGTTAGACCAAAGGAGTGTTTTTTTAAAGCCAAATCTTTTTAGGTATCGCGCAATAAAAATTCGGCTAAATAGGTATCCGATAGCCATAGAGGAAATTAATAATCCGCTTTCAGTTGGTGACATGGTCAATGCAAGCTGGAAATACAATACCATGATAAATGCCCGTGCGCCCAAAGTAATGCGGCTTATAGCACTACTAAAAAAACACAGCCTATAAGTTCTAATTTTAAATAATTTAAAATGGATTATCTGATGTGTTGATTTGCGTTCGATAAGCAGATAAATAATAAAACTGATTAGGATAAGTATGATCATTATCAACTGATCACGGATGCTGTTGATTTCGGAGGTAGTATCTAACCAATAAGCTGTAATTGCCAAAAATAGAGCTAATGGAATAAAAGAAGGCCAATTGAAGGGCTGCGTTGATTGAGTGTAATTGTCAACAAAGCGCAAGGTTGCAAACAACATCAAAAGTGCAAAGGGAATATTGACATAAAAAATAAAGCGCCAGCTTAAATGAGAGACTAATAATCCTCCAATATAAGGGGCTAATAAAGGGCCTAATAGCAAAGGCATAGAAATGAACATATAAACTTTGACTAATTCTTGTTTGGAAAATACTCGTAACATCAATAACCGGCCTACAGGGACCAATAAGGCTCCTGCAATGCCCTGTAAAGCACGAAAGCAAGTAAGTTGGAGTAAAGAAGTTGCCCAACCACATAATAAAGAAAATAAGCCAAAGGAAAAAATTGCAATCATCAAAATGATTTTAGTACCAAATTTATCTGCTAAATAGCCGCTAATGGGAATAAAAACAGACAAACTAATTAAATAACTCGTAATAGGGAGTTTTAAGCTCAGAGTGGGGACACCTAATGATTGCGCCATGGCCGGGATTGCTACATTTAAAATATTGGTATCAATGCTTTCCATCATCATCATGGTACCAATAATAACTACAGCAAATAATTGTTTGGTAGAATAGCTTGATAATTGCAACATATTTATAGACTCTCAATCGTACTTAAGTGTGACAGTTAGTTTTGACCATTTCTGAATAGAGACGGTTTTTAACTGCCTTGGGTTTCTGCTACTCCGTGTATGGTTAATGATGTTCCCTGAAATGGGTTGTGTTTGAGTTCTACCTGAATGCCAAACACTTTTTCAAATAATTGGGGATCGAGGTTAGACTGAATTGTGCTCTGATGCATCAGTCTGCCTTGATCAATAATTATCAAATAATCAGCAAATTGAATGACTTGTGGGATATCATGTAAGACAACCACAATAGTTTTCCCTAACTCCTTTTTTAATTTTTGCAACAGCAACAAAGTTTCTAATTGGTGGCGTATGTCTAAAAAAGCGGTAGGTTCATCGAGTAACAAAACATCACTATTTTGAGCAAGTGCCATAGCTATCCAAGCCCGCTTTTGCTGTCCACCGGATAATTTTGACAAACAATGATCACTTTTATCTTCTAAATTCACCTGTTTGATAGCCCAATGGATTTGATCCTGTCCGTTTTCATTGAATCCAAACCAAGTCTGATGGCTAAAACGCCCAAAACTGACTAACTCTTTAACGGTCATTGATCCGGGCGCTTCCGGGTTTTGCATTAAGAACGACATTTTTCGTGCTAATTGTTTGCGACTATAGAAATCGATTGATTGCTTATCAATGTATACCTTGCCACTGTGCGGTTTCATCAAGCCTGACAGTGTTTTCAACAGTGTAGACTTGCCAGAACCATTGGGTCCAATAATTGCAGTTACTTGGTTTGCAGGGATTTTTAGGCTTAAGTTTTTAATAATATGAGTGCGTTCTGAAAAAACATTAAGATTTGTTGCATTAATTTCAACCATAATAATTCCTGTGCATTGTTTTTAACAAATAGAGAAAGAATGGTGTCCCTATAAAAATTAAGACTATTCCTATGGGAATTTCTAAAGGATAGAACATAATGCGGCTGATTAAATCTGCTCCGAGGACTAAACAGCAACCGATCAATAGAGAACCATATAAGTTAGAGCGATGACTATGGCCAAAGAGAATTCGAGACATATTGGGCGCAATGAAGCCAATAAACCCTAAACTGCCGCAAGTGCTTATGGCACTTGCTGACATATACAACGCTAATCCAATGAAAAAAATTTGCCAAAATCTCAATGGTAATCCAACTGATCGGGAAATATCTGTGTGAAGCATGATGACATCCAGGTAGGGAGCACAAAATAAACAAAGAGTGATGCAAATTAGAACGGAGTAAGTCATAAAGCCGAGCTGTTGCCAACTGGCCTGGTACAAAGTCCCATTTAAAAAATGTAAGAGGGTATGAATGTTTTCCTTAGATTCAATCACTAAAAATTGACTCAAGGCTTTGAATAAAATGCTTAGGGCAATGCCAATAATAATCAAACGAATGTTATCAATTTGGCGATTGCTTGTACTTAGGATGGTGGTCAATCCAAAACCAAAGAGTGCTCCGATTAAGGCATATCCTAATACACCTTGTTGAGTATCAAAGACATGAGAAAAAAATAGAATAGCAAAAATGGCAGTAGCATTAACTCCTAAAATATCTGGAGATGCTACTGGATTTTTGTGTATTGCTTGAAAAATACTGCCTGCTAAAGCAAATAATATCCCAGTGTAAATACTCGTGATTAAGCGTGGAATTCTGATGTCAAAGAGGATGAAATAATTGCTTTTATCCAAGTGGTTCATTTGCCATAAGTCATGTAATGAGAATGTTGTCTTACCAAAGAGCAGTGTTGCAATTGATAAAGTAATAACGAGAGCAACTAATAGGACAATTTTAAACCGCATTTAGTGCAAACTCCTTGCTCGTATGATTAACAAGGGTACACCTAGTATGGCAATAAATAAATTAAGCGGTGCTTCCCAATCTGGATAAAGAACGCGCATACACAGATCACTAGCTAATAACAATATACTCCCCACACAGGCAGTGACTAAAGCAAAATGATGAGGCTTATTACTTGAAATGAATAATTTACTGCAGTGTAGGGCCAGAAGCGGAAAAAATAATAATGGCCCGACAATTAAAACTGAGCTTGTGCTTAGGATCAAAATGACTCCTAAAAATAAGCACAGTATTTTATTCACCTGTACACCTATATTTTTTGCAACATCAGTACCTAAAGATAAAAGATAACCTTGCTTCATAAAAACTATGGCTAACACACTTGTTAATAAAAGAACTGAACCAAAAGTTTCTAATAATGTCCAATTACTGTTCGCTAACGATCCATTCAAACTTACTAATAATGCGTCTGCATATTGGGGGGCAAGCATGAGCAATAATTGACAGAGCACATAACAGAACAAGTTGATAGCTTGTCCTATGAGTATTAATTTCAATGGAGAAAACCCCAGTTTGAACGACATGAGAAAAGTCACTAACCCAGCACCTGTTCCAGCTAGAATCCCACAAAGAAATAGATTCTTCATCATCATAGACTGCGTCAACACAACACTGGCGATAACTCCAACAAAAACCCCTTGATTAATACCAAGCAAACTAGGACAACCTAATTCATTACCTGAAATATAAAATAAGATTACCCCTGTTAATGCTAGAGCAGCTCCAACAAGGACTGCACAAACAGTGCGGGGAATACGTATGCTTTCTAAAAGAATCGATTCTATACTCATATCTTTATGGTGTATAAAATTGATGATTTTGCTTATAGAAATGGGGATAGTTCCAATGCTTAAAGAACTCAGTATCAAAGCTAGTAAAACCATTACCAACATAATATAAGTGCCAAATAGCTTCATTTTCTAATCATCTCTAAATGAGAAATATTGTAAATTATTGGTTAATTGGTTTTGATTTAATAAGCATATTTGTTGTTTTTCTAACCAACCTTTATCATAAATTTGATGTAAATAATTGATGCCACTGTCTGGAATAATACATACCGCTTTATCTGCATAATCCTGTAATAAATAGCTCATTGCGGCAAAAAGGACTAAACCACCGGAGCCACCGAGCAGCATTCCTGCATGTTTTGCCATTAAATGACACATTGAAATTGCATCTTGATCGCTCACATGACAAACTTTATTAAAAACATCTAAATCGACATTCGCACTTCTCCAAGACAAGCCAACACCATTTAATAAATAAGGTTTAAATGGCTTACCAAATATTGCTGAACCTATAACATCACAAGCAATCACTTCGACATCGGGTTTATGATATTTGATGTATCGAGCAATGCCTGTCATATGCCCACCAGTGCTGACTGCTCCAAAAATGCTATTCATCTCAAGATCAAGTATTTCTTTAGCTGTTTGGGAAAAATGAAAGTTTGGATTGGCTTGGTTGTCGTATTGATTGGGCCAATAAGCATGCTTGTAGTGTTCTAGCAATTCGCGTACCTTTTGAATTCTTGTTTTTTGATATCCTCCTTCGTCGTCGGTTTCTGTCACAATCACTACTTCAGCCCCATAAGCCTCACACCAATTTTTAAATGTTTGTGGAACCTTGGGATCAACGACTAATATTACTTTAAAGTTCATGACTGCGCCGAGCATGGCCAATGATTTACCTAAATTACCTGATGTCGACTCAATGACTATGCCTCCTGGTTGTAGTTTTCCTGAGGAAAAAGCATGTTGGATTAAGCCTAATGCAGTTCTATCTTTAATGCTAAAAGTTGGATTAAAAGACTCCAATTTTAACAAGAGTTGTTTTCTACTCGATAAAAGAGGGTGGGTGAGTTCTATGACTGGTGTGTTACCGATTAATTCATCTATGCGCTGTAATTTATTTCTCATGATTTCTATCTACTGTAGTAAAGCCAAAGGGACGTTGATTTGTGGAATACAATTAATGGTTATTTCATGTCGTGTTGATTTGCTATCGAATAATTTACCGCTTTGTCCGGCGTTGATGATTAATTGGTTATCTATTTCAGCGTTATCTTTATAGAAATAAACTTTAATATAAGGATTTTTATAGCTGGTCAAAATACAAGGAATATATTTCAGTCCTAATTTTTGTGCAATCTGATGACGATGATGGCCATCCATAATCACTTTAGTGTTTTTATCAACCAATAATGGATGTGTCCAACACTGCATGGACGTAATTTTTTTCAACCAATAACTAAAATTATTTGGGCAAAATTTTTCATGGGGTTTGAGTACTTCTATTGGTAATAAACGCACAGTTAATAAATCACCAATAAAATCGATGCGTTTACTGTTCATAAAATTTCTCCATTTCGGTTAAACCAGGAAAAGAGGTCGAGTATTACCGCACGACTTAAAATCTTACAACACACTGCTTTCCCGAGTTATGGTTTGAAAGGATTACATCATAAATGATAATGATTATCATTTGCAATATTAATTTTACTGATCTAGAATGCAATTTCATTAACATGACAAATGAGTGAAGTGATGTTCCAAATAAAACAATATTGGCGAGCAATCTGCCTTTCTTCCATTGGAATTCTATGTAATTTTGCTCATGCTAGCTCCCACTCTCACATGGACCAGACGGCAATTCCTAAGCGCATTGTAGTATTAGAATTTAGTTTGCTGGATAATTTAAATCAGCTTGGTTTAAAACCAGTGGGTGTTGGAACGAGTGGATTTTTATATGAGGGGGCAGATCCTGATTATTTAGAATCAATTATAGCGAAAACTCCGAGCGTTGGTGCACGTGAAGCACCTAATCTTGAAGCAATAGCCTCTTTAAAACCTGACTTAATTATTGGAGATATTGATTTTAATCAAGCGATTCAAGCGCAATTGGAAAAAATTGCACCTACAATTTTGTTAAAAGGAATTTTTGGCTTGCCGGAACAACAGATAGACAACCTTAACATCATCGCTCAGAAAACGAATACCATGTCTCAAGTTCCTTCAATTGTAGCAAACTATCAAAAGCAATATATAGTGGCCCAAAAGCTAGCTAAAAAAGGAGGGCACTCAAAAGTGCTTATCGGATTCCCTACGGCCAACAACAGCTTCAATGCTCTTGCTCATAACTCAATTACCAGCCAAATTCTCGACCAATTTGAAAAACATAACATGATTACGGAAGATACTTCGAGTCAATTGTATGAGCTCTCGCTGGAGGGTTTACTAAGAAAAAATCCCGA from Legionella sainthelensi carries:
- a CDS encoding alkane 1-monooxygenase produces the protein MKLSKKLCFMLAYLLVLLPFIGFYYGNFYTFLPFFVLFTVVPAIDYWFVDPSNPSTTEEQELQQERYFKLLTWFYVPLQCCVLIFSVYLVVHYTLSFIELIGFSVSIGLLTGGIGITLAHELMHKNSIIDQTLSKILLVTVGYGHFFIEHVRGHHVHVATPKDPATSRLGESLYQFLPRTLVGSFKSSLLIERKRLERLGYPNYHLKNQFWWIISTPIILALAIFCYGGWRALFFFVLQAVTAILLLEIINYVEHYGLERKKLANGYYEKVSPQHSWNANHWLSNMLLFHLQRHSDHHTYGARPYQILRHIDSSPQLPSGYLGMMILALFPPLWRRIMDKRVIAKRAEGSINNSL
- a CDS encoding MFS transporter, with the translated sequence MLQLSSYSTKQLFAVVIIGTMMMMESIDTNILNVAIPAMAQSLGVPTLSLKLPITSYLISLSVFIPISGYLADKFGTKIILMIAIFSFGLFSLLCGWATSLLQLTCFRALQGIAGALLVPVGRLLMLRVFSKQELVKVYMFISMPLLLGPLLAPYIGGLLVSHLSWRFIFYVNIPFALLMLFATLRFVDNYTQSTQPFNWPSFIPLALFLAITAYWLDTTSEINSIRDQLIMIILILISFIIYLLIERKSTHQIIHFKLFKIRTYRLCFFSSAISRITLGARAFIMVLYFQLALTMSPTESGLLISSMAIGYLFSRIFIARYLKRFGFKKTLLWSNFGTCLATVLLCFIEQANVFAWSIMISLGFFSAIILLLLNVLCFSDIENEKYAAATSLNSTTQQLFVSLGISIAAWSMHLFNYSFGSFTMTSFHVTFICIAVISLIGQIPFLKLQNSDGNNLL
- a CDS encoding ABC transporter ATP-binding protein — translated: MVEINATNLNVFSERTHIIKNLSLKIPANQVTAIIGPNGSGKSTLLKTLSGLMKPHSGKVYIDKQSIDFYSRKQLARKMSFLMQNPEAPGSMTVKELVSFGRFSHQTWFGFNENGQDQIHWAIKQVNLEDKSDHCLSKLSGGQQKRAWIAMALAQNSDVLLLDEPTAFLDIRHQLETLLLLQKLKKELGKTIVVVLHDIPQVIQFADYLIIIDQGRLMHQSTIQSNLDPQLFEKVFGIQVELKHNPFQGTSLTIHGVAETQGS
- a CDS encoding FecCD family ABC transporter permease, giving the protein MRFKIVLLVALVITLSIATLLFGKTTFSLHDLWQMNHLDKSNYFILFDIRIPRLITSIYTGILFALAGSIFQAIHKNPVASPDILGVNATAIFAILFFSHVFDTQQGVLGYALIGALFGFGLTTILSTSNRQIDNIRLIIIGIALSILFKALSQFLVIESKENIHTLLHFLNGTLYQASWQQLGFMTYSVLICITLCLFCAPYLDVIMLHTDISRSVGLPLRFWQIFFIGLALYMSASAISTCGSLGFIGFIAPNMSRILFGHSHRSNLYGSLLIGCCLVLGADLISRIMFYPLEIPIGIVLIFIGTPFFLYLLKTMHRNYYG
- a CDS encoding iron ABC transporter permease is translated as MKLFGTYIMLVMVLLALILSSLSIGTIPISISKIINFIHHKDMSIESILLESIRIPRTVCAVLVGAALALTGVILFYISGNELGCPSLLGINQGVFVGVIASVVLTQSMMMKNLFLCGILAGTGAGLVTFLMSFKLGFSPLKLILIGQAINLFCYVLCQLLLMLAPQYADALLVSLNGSLANSNWTLLETFGSVLLLTSVLAIVFMKQGYLLSLGTDVAKNIGVQVNKILCLFLGVILILSTSSVLIVGPLLFFPLLALHCSKLFISSNKPHHFALVTACVGSILLLASDLCMRVLYPDWEAPLNLFIAILGVPLLIIRARSLH
- a CDS encoding cysteine synthase family protein; the encoded protein is MRNKLQRIDELIGNTPVIELTHPLLSSRKQLLLKLESFNPTFSIKDRTALGLIQHAFSSGKLQPGGIVIESTSGNLGKSLAMLGAVMNFKVILVVDPKVPQTFKNWCEAYGAEVVIVTETDDEGGYQKTRIQKVRELLEHYKHAYWPNQYDNQANPNFHFSQTAKEILDLEMNSIFGAVSTGGHMTGIARYIKYHKPDVEVIACDVIGSAIFGKPFKPYLLNGVGLSWRSANVDLDVFNKVCHVSDQDAISMCHLMAKHAGMLLGGSGGLVLFAAMSYLLQDYADKAVCIIPDSGINYLHQIYDKGWLEKQQICLLNQNQLTNNLQYFSFRDD
- a CDS encoding ParB N-terminal domain-containing protein → MNSKRIDFIGDLLTVRLLPIEVLKPHEKFCPNNFSYWLKKITSMQCWTHPLLVDKNTKVIMDGHHRHQIAQKLGLKYIPCILTSYKNPYIKVYFYKDNAEIDNQLIINAGQSGKLFDSKSTRHEITINCIPQINVPLALLQ
- a CDS encoding iron-siderophore ABC transporter substrate-binding protein, whose product is MFQIKQYWRAICLSSIGILCNFAHASSHSHMDQTAIPKRIVVLEFSLLDNLNQLGLKPVGVGTSGFLYEGADPDYLESIIAKTPSVGAREAPNLEAIASLKPDLIIGDIDFNQAIQAQLEKIAPTILLKGIFGLPEQQIDNLNIIAQKTNTMSQVPSIVANYQKQYIVAQKLAKKGGHSKVLIGFPTANNSFNALAHNSITSQILDQFEKHNMITEDTSSQLYELSLEGLLRKNPDQIVILLTGDDRSAFVNFQKNPLWQQLNAVKNHKVYFADRNIWGKSHGLEALTLMYQEGIQTGFLGNTPTKEIIAIAN